Proteins from a genomic interval of Stenotrophomonas sp. 24(2023):
- a CDS encoding GNAT family N-acetyltransferase — MPLSIRRATLADAEALSAIAIATYTETWGDSYPPQDLHDFLQAHYSTVPQQQELADPRSAIWLLHEGDAVVGYLAAGANTLPHADAAEGDIELKRLYVSARHQGSGHGARLMDTFMAWLDHPQRRRLWVGVWEDNLGAQRFYARYGCRKAGEYDFIVGASRDREFILCRP; from the coding sequence ATGCCGCTGTCCATCCGTCGCGCCACCCTTGCCGATGCCGAAGCACTGTCGGCCATCGCCATTGCGACCTACACCGAAACCTGGGGCGACTCCTACCCACCCCAGGATCTGCACGATTTCCTGCAGGCGCACTACAGCACGGTGCCACAGCAGCAGGAACTGGCCGATCCGCGCAGTGCGATCTGGCTGCTGCACGAGGGCGATGCCGTGGTCGGCTATCTGGCGGCCGGTGCCAACACCCTGCCCCACGCCGATGCGGCCGAAGGCGATATCGAACTCAAGCGGCTGTACGTCAGCGCACGCCACCAGGGCAGCGGCCATGGCGCGCGCCTGATGGACACGTTCATGGCCTGGCTGGACCATCCCCAGCGTCGCAGGCTGTGGGTCGGCGTGTGGGAGGACAACCTTGGCGCGCAGCGCTTCTATGCGCGCTATGGCTGCCGCAAGGCCGGCGAGTACGATTTCATCGTCGGCGCCAGCCGCGACCGCGAATTCATCCTGTGCCGGCCGTGA
- a CDS encoding zf-TFIIB domain-containing protein has product MLCPVCKTQNLQMAERQGIEIDYCPQCRGVWLDRGELDKIIERSAAAPASAVRTAPAEAPAVAVQHRDTRHLGQRYEEQRGHAGQGYRKKKKESFLSDLFDF; this is encoded by the coding sequence ATGCTGTGTCCCGTGTGCAAGACCCAGAACCTGCAGATGGCCGAACGCCAGGGCATCGAGATCGACTACTGCCCGCAGTGCCGGGGCGTGTGGCTGGACCGGGGCGAACTGGACAAGATCATCGAGCGCTCTGCCGCTGCCCCGGCCAGCGCAGTGCGCACCGCGCCGGCAGAAGCCCCGGCCGTGGCCGTGCAGCACCGCGATACCCGCCACCTGGGCCAGCGCTACGAGGAACAGCGTGGACACGCCGGCCAGGGCTACCGGAAGAAAAAGAAAGAGAGCTTCCTGTCGGACCTGTTCGATTTCTGA
- a CDS encoding CPBP family intramembrane glutamic endopeptidase: MHARSRFPAWLLAAVALSGVALGLYVRDLSAAAGLPIPALPMPYGGSLLDNALAVLVAVVLVAALRPHRLATATALGLDRHGLRGPLWVLLASTAAWVGLAALGRFNTTLTLLDALMLAVLFPVAEELLFRGLGFVFLVRVLRWPWWLAALPQALLFGAVHAQGVGGLDGGAVALQVFALIALGGFVFAWLDHLDGDTLWCGLVLHVSMNLAWNVFSVPDAQALAWPATCLRLGVVALAVLLLSVGLRRHRRPL, translated from the coding sequence ATGCACGCACGCTCCCGCTTTCCCGCCTGGCTGCTGGCCGCCGTCGCGCTCAGCGGCGTTGCCCTGGGCCTGTACGTACGCGACCTGAGCGCCGCCGCCGGGCTGCCGATTCCCGCGCTGCCCATGCCCTATGGCGGCAGCCTGCTCGACAACGCCCTGGCGGTGCTGGTGGCGGTCGTGCTGGTGGCGGCACTGCGCCCGCATCGGCTGGCGACAGCCACCGCGCTGGGCCTGGATCGCCACGGCCTGCGCGGGCCGCTGTGGGTACTGCTGGCCAGCACGGCCGCCTGGGTGGGGCTGGCCGCACTGGGGCGCTTCAACACCACACTGACCCTGCTCGATGCCCTGATGCTGGCGGTGCTGTTCCCCGTGGCCGAGGAACTGCTGTTCCGTGGCCTGGGCTTCGTCTTCCTGGTGCGTGTGCTGCGCTGGCCATGGTGGCTGGCCGCACTGCCGCAGGCGCTGCTGTTCGGTGCGGTGCACGCGCAGGGCGTCGGTGGCCTGGACGGCGGTGCGGTGGCCCTGCAGGTGTTCGCGCTGATCGCGCTCGGCGGCTTCGTGTTCGCCTGGCTGGACCACCTGGACGGCGACACGCTGTGGTGTGGCCTGGTACTGCACGTGTCGATGAACCTGGCCTGGAACGTGTTCAGCGTGCCCGATGCGCAGGCACTGGCCTGGCCGGCCACCTGCCTGCGGCTGGGCGTCGTGGCGCTGGCGGTCCTGCTGCTGTCGGTGGGCCTGCGCAGGCACCGGCGACCGCTGTAA
- a CDS encoding response regulator, with product MLLSKRHVEPRVLLIEDAEETQELSRLALESQACQVVAVSSAEAALGLLNAGERFDLLFTDVHLGGISGIEAANRVREHLPQLPILVTSGMDQHAVLPRLLAGIHFLPKPYGMSELLDAIRLCFRHAAEATLVPPPAASAA from the coding sequence ATGTTGTTGTCCAAGCGCCACGTCGAACCCCGGGTCCTGCTGATCGAGGACGCCGAAGAAACCCAGGAACTGAGCCGCCTGGCACTGGAAAGCCAGGCCTGCCAGGTGGTGGCGGTCAGCAGCGCCGAAGCCGCGCTGGGCCTGCTCAATGCCGGCGAACGCTTCGACCTGCTGTTCACCGATGTGCACCTGGGTGGCATCAGTGGCATCGAGGCGGCCAACCGCGTGCGCGAGCATCTGCCGCAGCTGCCGATCCTGGTCACCTCGGGCATGGACCAGCACGCGGTGCTGCCGCGCCTGCTGGCCGGCATCCATTTCCTGCCCAAGCCCTATGGCATGAGCGAACTGCTGGATGCGATCCGGCTGTGCTTCCGGCATGCGGCCGAGGCCACCCTCGTACCGCCGCCGGCCGCCAGCGCGGCCTGA
- a CDS encoding alpha/beta hydrolase-fold protein, translating into MQVVRRGWVLAAVLLAGCSSPLQSGGPGKAAEAATAAPGVVLPDTEALVIHDPAGRDYPVWVALPADYALHPEKRYPVLYVTDALYSFPLARSVRNMVGQRGVNLEDFILVGLPPQQGLTSKASRSRDYTPSNPPRNDPAQYSDDVEYGGAGHYRDFLATQVLPRIDARYRTDPARRAYAGHSYGGLFGAYVLTTQPDLFQTYILSSPSLWFDGHLVARLQNTAVQPTRPTTVLLSVGSYETIKPGPRYFTRNDLLRDNGDFAQQLRGRRGITVETSVIEGEDHFTVYPTVITRALLRTFPGTGPYSSG; encoded by the coding sequence ATGCAGGTTGTACGGCGTGGATGGGTGCTGGCGGCGGTGCTGCTGGCCGGTTGCAGTTCGCCACTGCAGAGTGGCGGCCCGGGCAAGGCCGCAGAGGCGGCCACGGCCGCGCCGGGCGTGGTGCTGCCCGATACCGAGGCGCTGGTGATCCATGACCCGGCCGGGCGTGACTACCCGGTGTGGGTGGCCTTGCCGGCCGACTATGCGCTGCACCCGGAAAAGCGCTACCCGGTGCTGTACGTGACCGATGCGCTGTACAGCTTCCCGCTGGCGCGCAGCGTGCGCAACATGGTCGGCCAGCGCGGGGTGAACCTGGAGGACTTCATCCTGGTGGGCCTGCCGCCGCAGCAGGGCCTGACCTCCAAGGCCAGCCGTTCGCGCGACTACACGCCCAGCAACCCGCCGCGCAACGACCCGGCGCAGTACAGCGACGATGTCGAGTACGGCGGTGCCGGGCACTACCGCGACTTCCTCGCCACGCAGGTGCTGCCGCGCATCGATGCGCGTTACCGCACCGATCCGGCACGGCGTGCCTACGCGGGCCATTCCTATGGCGGGTTGTTCGGGGCCTATGTACTGACCACGCAGCCGGACCTGTTCCAGACCTACATCCTGTCCAGCCCGTCGCTGTGGTTCGATGGCCATCTGGTCGCGCGCCTGCAGAACACCGCCGTGCAGCCCACCCGGCCGACCACGGTGCTGCTGTCGGTGGGCAGCTACGAGACCATCAAGCCGGGCCCGCGCTATTTCACCCGCAACGACCTGCTGCGTGACAACGGCGATTTCGCCCAGCAGCTGCGCGGGCGCCGTGGCATCACGGTGGAGACCAGCGTGATCGAAGGCGAGGACCACTTCACCGTGTACCCGACGGTGATCACCCGTGCATTGCTGCGGACCTTCCCGGGTACCGGCCCGTACAGCAGCGGCTGA